The following are encoded together in the Daphnia magna isolate NIES linkage group LG8, ASM2063170v1.1, whole genome shotgun sequence genome:
- the LOC116928760 gene encoding signal-induced proliferation-associated 1-like protein 1, which yields MSTVAASSSCSSSSMAPSRSATANLTINNKMELVSAGESGPPSRMFHPSNAPQSSHHSQQQQQQQPQSQSPYRFGAPDSRASYREQRGMGLNSGRSMTAHNHPSGSAASSSAAAGPWHPTNNHQAGAESGPKPGRSFSTGMASLSRSNGSLAGTANNSIHPAANTETDANGNSKTRSRTQTPGNIGGALSATAATAGSVTAAAHVLASPASSNGSAGGKQRRGDFGGSHGSLDALASGAERESFFALLRDLGAQSSGSGSSSNGNGSLVPSRSSPERDLDDPVHAKPVGCAPSRLAELLKPNFHSARAAVSNTQSEPTAAVLPLTGSYSLAVQQQQSVMLRRSTPEPPLGAGMQPPVARSATLPADASSPKPRSKFQRFWDRDRSNKEPKASSIPATTVAIAASVVAVQHGTASASGATSRSASEPSIFKRLRGGGSASSGSGSASSSNCKGLNGISASPEPDLAATLERDASDMEARLDERLKRKAFAHHDCQSMSVNLGYAARLRGLLAQRRNTTTGASAASMASASSSSSSSSSSSSSSSSSSTATSSSIAALNAATTGSSGSLSGGGKGKLKTQMSYPPATEVTDPTAASALPAPDEVDTGDGKSNQLLQSCPFFRNELGGEPEWCVGVSRCSSPQLQQPQQQHPSPTLLHRPVSTYGVSVLEFGAGKSHWRHGICPYQKQPSVLERGDQGAFYYGNHFYAQEHQNWFGMDENLGPIAISIRREKVSANDVESNNSHHHHHHHHNHHNHHHHSHHSHHKDQYIYRIIIRTSELATLRGTVLEEAIPSLKPAGPKGLSLREVLDMVSPEIHLPCLRLAIPGPTTEQQLLKLDQQGLSNHYKVGILYCKAGQSTEEEMYNNEEGGAAFDDFLNLIGQRVRLRGFEKYKAGLDNKMDSTGLYSLYSQYQDRELMFHVSSLLPFTPNNRQQLLRKRHIGNDIVTIVFQEPGAMPFSPKNIRSQFQHVFIIVRVLHPCTDHTQYQVAVSRSKEVPIFGPPIPSGATFPKSQAFVDFLLAKIINAEHAAHRSQKFATMATRTRQEYLKDLATNYVTGNTLDSGSKFPILTFSSRKKERLKPKFYPDAVQAGAICWQVSVDDFSGGGGSVRQTDSLLGISGDSLVLVEESTKECIWAVSCKAILGWTSSTSSIKLYYHQGECITVQGRDCEADEIPEIVARLHAVTSGCGTRELSLRRNAVGQLGFHVQPDGLVTEVEPHGPAWQASLRQGFRLVEICKVTVATLNHEQMVDLLKTSAIVTVTVLPPVDPNTPRQGCTLQSCSYIVGSIDGEYDNVDVSGEGVDNANAAMRSSGAVQQQSVSIHSRRLRYERSVSPPRSSSSSGYGTGSSSRSFTVQGAAALAASAAAAAGTATMSAVISTNTTEGTLKSTSSGHSSDDPWYDFMSEVLEAEVLNGPAGSTISPPPLPSRHGPLPAASRLRSGHGGEHFTPPVISVQQPSPAVENVKSSRSQDHIFPHDGSSPVKNRPAGPPSVYSTPPSKVKPVLESPSLVGRMSNYEDVRRLQQSASTSAAPQETSGSASSKVRPLNPPDYHHAMQSRLVALKSPDQQHGPNNRKSPSSTYTSRSEDELSAGSANSLSPRSRRKHSKNNGAGNLTPSSGSSRNQSPRMFVEAKLKSNANGSVCSGGSGGGGSGQKRSSTNLQEDLLRLIGPDAVDEVSADDSSVIVTHARPANAVLSSANSSVQSADMADLPDAEEMDWSRLVHAAARAIQGTASSMASAPEDVDDDLLEDEIEEPTRDGSDNQDSLTSWIDDVTEKLRIEAESAESPPGGIGSTLVMDNVVQLRMNQLEQHVGSLENRLRGEEDRRQALEAEIRRLREANSRLAGESQTAAQQLKRFTDWFFQTIERP from the exons ATGTCGACAGTAGCAGCCTCTTCCTCTTGTTCCTCGTCATCAATGGCGCCTTCACGCtcggcaactgccaatttgaCGATCAATAACAAGATGGAATTAGTTTCGGCCGGCGAATCCGGCCCGCCCTCTAGGATGTTTCATCCGTCCAATGCTCCCCAGTCAAGTCATCATtcgcaacagcaacaacaacaacaacctcaGTCTCAATCACCTTACCGGTTCGGAGCGCCTGATAGCCGGGCGTCGTACAGAGAACAACGCGGCATGGGCCTCAATAGCGGCCGCTCAATGACCGCTCACAATCATCCGTCCGGATCGGCAGCGAGCTCATCTGCTGCTGCTGGGCCGTGGCACCCGACCAACAACCACCAGGCGGGGGCCGAATCCGGTCCGAAGCCCGGCCGCTCCTTCAGCACCGGCATGGCGTCTCTCAGTCGTTCCAATGGCAGTCTGGCCGGCACCGCTAACAATTCGATTCATCCTGCCGCCAACACCGAAACGGACGCCAACGGCAACAGCAAAACGCGTTCCAGAACACAG ACTCCCGGGAACATTGGAGGCGCTTTGTCCGCCACGGCCGCGACGGCAGGTAGCGTCACGGCCGCCGCCCATGTGTTGGCCAGCCCGGCCAGTTCAAACGGTTCCGCAGGTGGCAAGCAGCGCCGAGGCGATTTCGGTGGCAGCCACGGCTCGCTGGACGCTCTGGCCAGCGGTGCCGAGCGCGAGAGCTTCTTCGCCTTGTTGCGCGATTTGGGCGCGCAGAGCAGCGGCAGCGGAAGTAGCAGCAATGGCAACGGCAGCCTGGTGCCCAGTCGGTCGTCCCCCGAAAGAGATTTGGACGATCCCGTTCACGCCAAACCGGTCGGCTGCGCACCCAGCAGGCTGGCCGAGTTGCTGAAACCCAATTTCCATTCGGCCCGAGCCGCCGTGTCCAACACGCAGTCGGAGCCAACGGCCGCCGTATTACCGTTGACTGGCTCTTACTCGTTAGCCGTCCAGCAACAGCAGTCTGTCATGCTCCG ACGAAGTACACCAGAGCCACCACTCGGAGCGGGGATGCAGCCACCGGTGGCTAGAAGCGCCACATTACCGGCGGACGCATCCAGCCCGAAACCTCGTTCCAAATTCCAGCGATTCTGGGATCGCGATCGTTCCAATAAAGAGCCAAAGGCGTCCAGCATTCCGGCCACCACGGTCGCCATCGCCGCTTCCGTCGTGGCCGTCCAACACGGCACCGCTTCCGCCAGCGGCGCCACGTCGAGATCCGCCTCGGAACCGTCCATCTTCAAGCGACTCCGCGGTGGGGGGAGTGCGTCCAGCGGAAGCGGATCTGCTTCTTCGTCCAATTGCAAAGGATTGAACGGAATCTCCGCATCGCCCGAACCCGATCTGGCCGCCACGCTGGAACGCGATGCCAGCGACATGGAAGCCCGGCTGGACGAGCGGCTGAAGCGCAAAGCTTTTGCCCATCACGACTGCCAGAGCATGAGCGTCAACCTGGGCTACGCTGCCCGCCTGCGCGGATTGCTCGCCCAGCGCCGCAACACTACCACTGGAGCGTCGGCCGCTTCCATGGCATCCGCTTCGTCGtcgtcttcctcctcttcctcttcttcctcttcatcttcttcttcttccactgCCACCTCCTCTTCGATCGCGGCCTTGAACGCCGCAACGACCGGCTCGTCGGGCAGCTTGTCCGGCGGCGGCAAGGGCAAATTGAAGACGCAGATGAGTTACCCTCCGGCGACGGAAGTGACGGATCCGACGGCCGCGTCGGCTCTGCCCGCACCGGATGAGGTGGACACGGGTGACGGCAAGAGCAATCAGCTGCTGCAGAGCTGCCCGTTCTTCCGCAACGAGCTGGGCGGCGAGCCCGAGTGGTGCGTGGGCGTGTCGCGATGCTCCAGTCCGCAGCTGCAACAGCCGCAGCAACAGCATCCGTCGCCGACTCTGCTCCATCGGCCCGTCAGCACCTACGGAGTCAGCGTGCTGGAATTCGGTGCAGGCAAATCGCATTGGCGGCACGGCATTTGTCCCTACCAGAAACAGCCGTCCGTCCTGGAACGCGGCGACCAAGGCGCCTTCTACTACGGCAACCATTTTTACGCCCAAGAGCACCAAAATTGGTTTG GAATGGATGAGAATCTCGGTCCGATTGCCATCAGCATCCGGCGCGAGAAGGTGTCTGCCAACGACGTCGAGTCGAACAACagccaccaccaccaccaccaccaccacaaTCATCACAATCATCACCATCATAGCCATCACAGTCATCACAAAGATCAGTACATCTACCGAATCATCATCCGCACCAGTGAGCTGGCCACGCTGCGCGGGACCGTCCTCGAAGAGGCTATCCCCTCTCTAAAGCCGGCCGGCCCTAAAGGTCTCTCTCTTCGCGAAGTGCTGGACATGGTCTCGCCGGAAATTCACTTGCCCTGTCTCCGGCTGGCCATCCCGGGCCCGACGACGGAGCAACAGCTTCTCAAGTTGGACCAGCAAGGCCTGTCCAACCACTACAAGGTGGGCATCCTCTACTGCAAGGCCGGCCAGTCGACGGAAGAGGAAATGTACAACAACGAAGAGGGCGGTGCAGCGTTCGATGACTTCCTCAACCTGATCGGCCAGCGTGTCCGCCTGCGGGGCTTTGAGAAATACAAAGCCGGTCTGGACAACAAGATGGACTCGACGGGCCTGTATTCGTTGTATTCGCAATACCAGGATCGTGAGCTCATGTTTCACGTCTCGTCGCTCTTGCCGTTCACGCCCAACAACCGGCAACAGTTGCTGCGCAAGAGGCACATCGGCAACGACATCGTGACCATCGTCTTCCAGGAGCCGGGCGCCATGCCCTTCTCGCCCAAGAATATCCGCTCGCAATTCCAGCACGTCTTCATCATCGTCCGCGTTTTACATCCGTGCACGGACCACACTCAGTATCAGGTGGCCGTCAGCCGTTCCAAGGAGGTGCCCATTTTCGGCCCGCCCATTCCTAGCGGGGCCACGTTCCCCAAATCACAGGCCTTTGTTGATTTCTTGCTGGCCAAAATCATCAACGCGGAACACGCTGCTCATCGCTCGCAAAAATTCGCCACCATGGCCACACGCACCCGTCAGGAATACCTCAAG GATTTGGCCACGAATTACGTGACGGGAAACACGTTAGATAGCGGCTCCAAGTTCCCTATCCTGACGTTCAGCAGCCGCAAAAAGGAGAGGCTCAAACCGAAATTCTATCCGGACGCTGTCCAGGCGGGCGCCATTTGCTGGCAGGTGTCGGTGGATGATTTCAGCGGTGGCGGAGGCTCTGTCCGGCAAACAGACAGCTTGCTGGGCATCTCTGGAGACAGTCTCGTCCTGGTGGAGGAGAGCACGAAAGAGTGCATTTGGGCCGTCTCGTGTAAAGCCATCCTGGGATGGACGTCGTCGACGTCCAGCATCAAATTGTATTACCATCAAG GTGAATGCATTACCGTCCAGGGTAGAGACTGTGAAGCGGATGAGATTCCCGAAATTGTGGCCCGTCTTCACGCCGTCACGTCCGGTTGTGGCACGCGGGAGCTCTCGCTGAGGAGGAACGCCGTAGGGCAGCTAGGATTTCATGTCCAGCCC GATGGACTGGTAACGGAAGTCGAGCCTCACGGGCCAGCATGGCAG GCGAGTTTACGTCAAGGCTTCCGGTTGGTGGAAATTTGTAAGGTGACAGTAGCGACGCTCAACCACGAACAGATGGTAGACCTGTTGAAAACGTCGGCCATTGTCACGGTCACCGTTCTACCACCTGTCGATCCCAACACACCTCGACAAGGTTGCACGCTTCAGAGCTGCTCTTACATCGTCGGCAGCATCGACGGCGAGTATGACAATGTCGACGTCAGTGGCGAAGGGGTGGACAACGCGAATGCAGCGATGCGCAGTTCGGGAGCCGTCCAGCAGCAATCCGTTTCGATTCACAGTCGACGCTTACGTTACGAGCGCAGCGTCTCGCCGCCCCGTTCCAGCAGCAGTTCCGGCTACGGAACGGGCAGTAGTTCCAGATCGTTTACGGTTCAGGGAGCGGCCGCGCTGGCGGCCTCGGCTGCGGCCGCGGCTGGAACTGCGACTATGTCGGCCGTTATCTCCACCAACACGACGGAGgggaccctgaaatcgacttcGAGCGGCCATTCGAGCGACGATCCGTGGTACGATTTCATGTCGGAAGTGCTAGAAGCTGAAGTGCTGAACGGGCCAGCTGGTTCGACCATATCGCCTCCTCCGCTTCCATCGAGGCACGGTCCACTTCCAGCGGCCAGCCGGCTGCGTTCGGGCCACGGTGGCGAACATTTTACGCCTCCGGTCATTTCCGTCCAACAACCATCTCCGGCCGTGGAGAACGTGAAATCAAGTAGGAGCCAAGACCACATTTTTCCGCACGACGGATCTTCGCCCGTTAAAAATCGGCCCGCCGGGCCGCCGAGCGTTTATTCCACTCCGCCGAGCAAAGTGAAACCCGTGTTGGAGAGTCCCAGCCTAGTGGGCCGTATGAGTAATTACGAAGATGTGCGCAGGCTGCAGCAGAGCGCCAGCACTTCCGCCGCGCCTCAGGAAACGTCTGGCTCTGCTAGCAGTAAAGTCCGTCCATTGAATCCGCCCGATTACCACCACGCCATGCAAAGTCGTTTGGTGGCTCTCAAATCGCCTGACCAGCAACACGGTCCCAACAATCGAAAATCGCCCTCCTCCACTTACACTTCACGCAGCGAGGACGAACTGTCGGCCGGAAGCGCCAACAGCCTGTCACCACGAAGCCGCCGCAAGCACAGCAAGAACAATGGAGCTGGAAATTTGACGCCTTCCAGCGGCAGCAGCCGAAATCAGAGCCCGCGAATGTTTGTCGAGGCCAAGTTGAAGTCCAACGCCAACGGAAGCGTCTGCAGCGGAGGCAGCGGTGGCGGAGGCAGCGGCCAGAAGCGCTCCAGTACAAATCTACAAGAAGATCTGTTACGACTCATCGGCCCGGATGCGGTGGATGAGGTATCGGCCGATGATTCGTCGGTCATTGTCACCCACGCCCGGCCTGCCAATGCCGTCCTCTCGTCCGCCAATTCATCCGTCCAGTCTGCCGATATGGCCGACCTTCCCGATGCCGAAGAGATGGACTGGTCACGTTTAGTGCACGCCGCCGCCCGAGCCATCCAGGGCACGGCGTCTTCGATGGCTTCCGCCCCAGAAGATGTTGATGACGACCTGCTGGAAGATGAGATCGAAGAGCCCACGCGAGACGGTAGCGACAATCAAGATTCACTCACTTCGTGGATCGATGATGTGACGGAAAAATTACGCATCGAAGCGGAATCAGCTGAAAGTCCGCCGGGAGG AATCGGCTCGACTCTGGTGATGGATAATGTAGTGCAATTACGGATGAATCAACTAGAACAACATGTCGGATCACTGGAGAACCGTCTACGTGGCGAAGAGGATAGGAGGCAAGCCCTCGAGGCGGAAATCCGTCGGTTGCGGGAGGCCAACTCGCGTCTTGCCGGTGAGTCGCAGACGGCGGCACAACAACTGAAACGCTTCACGGATTGGTTCTTCCAGACAATTGAACGACCATAA
- the LOC116928774 gene encoding apoptosis regulatory protein Siva has protein sequence MPKRSISELDWGDSLSHCPQSKIQVGNREINQGICAASNMKAVYSRTLNLLFQGSKAKANPTEMPPPTASTASLTATSLPKYSQTILTPDGQILPQTERNLAVSLPFANLACTCMSCSSASSGLLERCQFCEGTFCDKCFRLCMSCTGEYCSKCSIQTYSRDECTICLSCATERGHL, from the exons ATGCCTAAACGAAGCATTTCTGAACTCGATTGGGGAGACTCCCTGTCTCACTGTCCTCAGTCAAAAATCCAAGTAGGCAACAGAGAAATCAATCAAGGCATTTGTGCAGCTTCAAACATGAAAGCTGTTTATA GCAGGACATTGaatcttctttttcaaggctCAAAGGCGAAAGCAAATCCCACAGAAATGCCTCCACCAACAGCTTCAACAGCCTCATTAACAGCCACAAGTCTCCCCAAATACTCTCAAACCATTTTGACACCTGATGGGCAGATCTTACCTCAAACAGAGAGGAATTTAGCGGTATCACTTCCTTTTGCTAATTTAGCTTGCACGTGCATGTCCTGCTCGTCAGCTAGCTCAGGTCTCCTGGAAAGGTGCCAATTCTGTGAAGGGACCTTCTGTGACAAATGCTTTAGACTTTGCATGTCTTGCACTGGAGAGTATTGCAGCAAGTGTTCTATTCAAAC GTATTCAAGGGATGAATGCACCATCTGCCTATCATGTGCAACAGAACGTGGCCACTTGTGA